The stretch of DNA CTAAAAAAGTGAGTAACGTTTTTGTTATCAACAAGCAAACAATCCCTGCAAGAACATAGAATAGAAATTTTAAACCACCATGACCTTTACAATCCAATGAGGTagttccatttttgttagggCCACAAACAGGTACAGAAACTTGTATTTGCTGGCAAGCAATTTTATGCCCCGCACGCCAACTCATGGCCTGTACATAGAAAGAGAAATAATGTTAGACGAATCAAATTTATGGAGAGGAAATTGTTTGACTCATAAGCAATTCAGATACCTGGTGTTTCTCAGAGCAATACCGCACTTGTTTGCAACTACTGCAGAGCTTGTTTCCTCTCCAGGTACCACACCAATCACATAGAGCAGCTGAAAGTAAGAAAAAATTCCATTAGAATACTGGTAGATTTGGAAAAATACTCCATTTATGCAGATGTGCCGTGTGCGTAGATGTTCTCCAACTTCTAAACCAAACTAAAGTGTCAATCAACTTATCTTGATGGCAAGcagttcatattttattttacattaagaAAAATATCTGTGGGTATAATGTTAAGCattataagaagaaaatgagTGCAGCCTGTTTAGGGTAACCAAATTAAGTTTGTAAGTTTCAGATTGAAATGGGacattgtattaattatttccTGATAAAACCATGGGGCTACTATGTAGCAGCAGTAGCATAAAGATGGATAGAAAGTATCCGTATTCAAGAATTATTTCTTATTCATGCAGGACTGACTCAAACTAGTACTCTGCAATAAGACAGTTACAAGTACAGACACAACTAACAAGGCTGCTAAATAAAGAGCCAAAGTGAAACAACAATCTTTCATTCCCCACAAAGTAAAAGACCTCTTAACAATTACGAACACATATTTAGCTCAGGGAAAAAACTACCAACAACATTCATCAAAGTGGGAGAGTTATATAAATGatcctaataaataattataagatGGGATTATGTTCATCAAAATGAGACAGTATTACGAAAATGAGTAGCCAACCTCCACTGCTAGAAGGTTTGTCACTTCCATCATATTTGGGGCATTCACTCGAGTAAAAAGGATTAGTGCGAGGTAACTGGCAACGAAAAATCTTCACACTGCAACAATCAACAAATCACTACATTATCAGAGCAACAGTTGAAGGAACTAAGAAGAATGGAAAACTTGGTTCACAGAAGATGATCACAGACCTTCTGCATTGTTTTGTTGGATGGCGTTTCCATTGCTCATGCTGATCTCTGAGAAGACATGTCATGGAAGGACACATGAAAACAAATAGCATCCGATGAAATGTACTTTCCTTCTCAACCATTGGTGCATAAACCTAGCAGGTCAAGGGTTTCATACAATTTCAGATGATCCAAGGTAGGAGACAAAAATCATGCTCATCAAAAAAATAGTACGAGGTATTAGCTGCTTACCTGAAGCACAAATTGTAAAGGGTCTCCACAAATGTCACACGCACAAGAGCTCCCTGATGGAATATTCAGTGGGTCAAGCCAAGCCTATTTTCACACAACGGATCATATAACCATTAGATGCTGAAACTCACTTCTATTgaatcatataatttatttatcttatatttatgAGATTAAGAAGCATGTATTGTTAGTGTAAATCAGTTTTACAATTAATCTTATATCAAAAGAAAACTCATTATTTTGCCACTTTcttatatcattaattttaagattttgttACAAGAGTGGACCGACATATCAAAATAGTGGATTCTCACAGCATACATGTGTAAAGTTGGTTTACACTGAGACTAGATCTCCTTTAAACTCTACTATGTATTTATCTATCTATTCTATGTTTTCTCCAAATGACATGTGCCAGAATTTTCCCTCATTGTTTCCTATTctacaataaaaagaaaaaaaaacattcccCCTATGACTTGTGGCAAAACTCTACATATCCACACTCTTGCATGGTGTACTTACTACTACTTTTGTCTCCATATGTAAGACCCTCATGCAAAAAAAATGGTCCCTTTATATAAGACCCTCTTCAAATTACAAGAAGCATTTATTAGTTTTTCACAAAAATACTCTAACtaaatatcaaaaattaaaagaccAAGTACTCATATCTCTTAATAATGACTGATAGTTTTGGAAAGAGAATGTATACTATTGATTGTTGGCAAATTTGATTTGAAAACTACTTTTCTTAATCATTGTGCATTGATCAAATGAATCTTGCTGGCTACACCCCTAAATCACTCACTCACACCCAAATAGCTTAGATGAACTGAATTCACAAACCTGCTTAAACTTAGTTAAAAACATTCGTGAATTTTCACATTCACGTACAAAAAGTTATTTGTATGAGTGTAACTAAAAATTAAAGGGGTGCAACTAGCAAAATAGTACCCTCTCCATGATAGATGATCAAAATAGCTTACCGGTTATAATTAAGCTACAAACAGGAGCTAAATCTAATAACATATGGCGGAAATTTCACACCTACTTTCCACTATATTTTCATCATATCAGTGTAATTATGCAAGGGGCCTTACTAGTTCATTGAATAaaacaataaagaaaaaaagtgcAATGGAGTAATTGAGAAGGTAAAAGTACCGGGAGTCCTCCGGCTTTGCTTGGGAAAAATTGACGGGAAAGATAGAGACGATTCTTGGGCTTTTCAAGAAAACCTAGAGTGATCGGTTCAAGCTCTTCATCATCAGAATCATCAACTTCATCTTCATATTCATCATTCTCCATTCGAATAGCTTTCAGCTTGTTCAGAGAATCTTTGATGGCATCAGTGTCCATGTCTAGAGAGTAGAAGTGAAGATGCAGTTTCAAATTAGAAGGGTGGGTCTCTAGGTGTTGATGGTTCGAAACTTCTGTTCTACGGCCGGAGTTAGCGGTGGACTGATATCAAAACGGAGGTCAGAGGGGATACACTTGAACAGAGTGACTGAGAGGGGCGGTGGCGGTGGGTACTAAAAGGATTAGGGTTTGTGAGGGTTTGTGAGGGTTAGATGGAATCAAGGGCTaggattgtatttattttatatttgacgGAAAGGGCTAGGATTATATCTTATACTGAGAGAAGATATTAGCCATTGattataaaacattttttttatttaaaaaaaggcCCAATTTAGGGCTTGTTTGTTACCGATAAATATGACATAATTGACATTCAATAATTTAGGTCTCTTTCTTACatcttttaaacaaatattttattttttataaataatcttttttagAGTATTGTCTGTATATTTCCGTTTTTTTCTAAAACCcaatctaaaaaataatctaaatattatttcaattgttttgtaattttttacaattgagtttttgcatgaaaaataattttaattattatgaaaaaacataaaataacttCTATTTCTTTAAACAAAtatctctaaattattaaagtttttttttataatcgtAACAAATGAGcccataaaaattatttgttaaaggATGTTTAATTTTGTAGAGATTAAACCGTgtcaatttaattattgtcgataactaaattgtgttttttaaattagtaaaaagAAGTATCGatttcttaattattattaaaaattgtcaaaaatttaaTGGTCACTTTTTTAAGGTGTTTCATGTAGATGTAGAAACTAAGTTGTcctaacattttttaaaaattaaaagttattttaatttttttcaagagccatattgagtttaaattaattttttctttttactattGAGTCATAATCTTCACTCTttaacaaataacaaaaatattacttatttttcaaaattacattaaaaatcatttattttaattaactgTAAAATTTGTTTGACGAATTTAATTGtaacacttaaattttttatttttttggtataagtatttttttttaaatgtaaatgtTGAGACCTACGTTAGcaatttttgattttcttttattaattttaagttttccaaatattttctataaaaaagtAGAAAGCggtaagattttttaaaaattaatcattaaacctagaaaaaaaatgaaaaactaaacTAGAAAACcgtaaactaaaaaataagCCCTAAATTTAGAGCCAATAAAAGTAGGGTTTGGTTAGGATTATTGCAAGCATTTTACAAACATTATAAGGTAATTTCTGAAAATGCAGTGATATTTATATAAAGTCCACCAGCATCAAACTTTCTCTaccatgaaataaaatataagtcaaaatagtatttaaaagttaatatatgTGATCTTAATTATTAtgcaaatacatcaacttttctaATCTAACACAATTGTTGCTCAAATTTCATTTCGAAGCGAGTAACAATTCACAAACCTCATCAACCACTTCGTTTTCCACTGTAGTGCTGCTAGTGATCTGTTTTGTTGAATTTAAATGAGCAAGATCTTATCAAAGATAACCAAttatatactttattttttacaaagacAAACATAATGCATTTcattagaaatcaaatcatCAAAATACAAGTTGGAATGTCAATAAAATACTGAAGATTAGCATAGAATATGGCCACCTTGGCTAACCGATGCGCAGCCATATCAGCATTCCTTCCTTCTAGTAAACTCCACAAGATAGTTGATACAATATACCAATAAAAGCTtcccaagaaaaaaaaagacaaaggTGGTTTGTATATATTGACGATAAATAATTTACTCGCTGGAATTTGCTAACCCTACCATATTGAGCATATGACGATCTTCCTTAAACCTCTCAAGTACAGTTCCCTTAACACCATCGTTCTTGCCTTGTACAGGAGCACCTTGAGTCACTCCCCAACATTCTATTACTTCTGGTATTATACGGCTTGTTTTTGAGAGGCAAGGACTACCAAATGTAGAACATGAAAATGTATGCCCTTGATCAAAGTTTGCTGAGATAAATAACCCTAAGTGATTCACTCGTCCCCCAAAACCAATGCCATTTGGAATTTCCTCTGAACTGAAGTTGACAGCACACTGCAACACATGGGCAAGCAAGAgttatattaaaaaacaatgaaatttcaATAATGAATAGTCTAACAATTAGCCCCTCTAaatcaactttaaaaaaaacctATGCAAAGTGTGATTATGTGAGATAACTATCCTCCCTGTGGGATGCAATAGGATCTAATCATCAAAATATGCCTTTTAAATCTTGCAGCAACGTCCTCCAAGGTATAGTCTAGTAGCAATGGGTTGAGACACTAAAGAAGTATTAAGAAGAGGTCCAAGGTTCGATCAGTGGCTTGGTGCTGTTACCAAATCAATTACTAACATTTCCTTATAAGAAAATCATCATGCAGCAACATCTACACTTTACGCATCCTTGCGTATATAACCTGTTAGGATAGACTCTAATAATCATTTTAGAATTTAGGTTTGGACATAACTGAACCTCTAAAGCTAGCAAGAaatttagaatattagaaataaGTACACTTTACCCATTGCAGATTATTGTTTGCTCCAGTCGGCCGGAATATAGATGCCTTTGGATTTAGTTGAAAAAGGTAACATTTCATGTCTCCATAAAACTCAGCATGCCGCTCCCATTTTTGAGAACCATATCCTCCATATATATAACCATCTTTATCCTTAATGATTAGCACAGTTGGGCCTTCATGATTTCTGCAGTTAAGTTTAGGAGTTATTAATGCATTCCAAATTTCCAATCCTACAGGCCACAGTTTATTTGTAGTAGCCTAGAAACTGAAAAAAATATTcctaagataaaaaataaacaaattaactgAAATTTAGCATTTACAAACATCAGAAAACAACAGAAATTGATAAAGCCTTTTACAGTAATGATTGATAATAAACCTTTTAACGTTGCGTTGGATTGTAACAACACAGCTGCTAAATTTGTTAGTTCATGACTTAATCGCAAAAGGCACATGCATGTCTAATCACAATCTCTTCTAGGACTGATTTAAGCAACTTTGTGCATAAAGTTACCAGAAATCTACTCAAATTTAAAGGAGTAGGATGCTTCAAAGGCATGAAAATGTACTTACGAAATGTTGCCCAAGAATGTATTGAAACTAAGACCATTAACAAAACTATGATACAAAAGCTTCCAATCTTCCAGCTCATGCTGAGAAAGTGCTCCTCCTATATGCCAAGCATACTCCTTTTTTAAAAGTACAATGTTAGTATCAATATCCTTCGGGATCAGTAGATTAGGAATTTGAGTACCTGGTCTTCCTACAAAAAGCAGAACATTGGAATAAGAAAATATGTCAATCATTTACCctgaatttttttcaaaactattCCAATAGcattgaagaaagtaaaagacaaaataatttcatattttattactacagCCCTAAGGtgtttatataagaaaataaattacaatagtaataattacaaaatcataaaattaaaataaacagaataatataaaataaaagagaatcaaaTATGATTTCCCTTAATTCTTTAACACCCCCTCAAGTTGGTACATAGATATTTGTCATGCCCAACTTGACTATAAGTCGCTCAAAATTGGATCTTGTCAAACTTTTTGTCAAGATATCAGCAATTTGCTGATTAGAAGACACAAAGCAGGTTTACTACCACTGGCCCTACTTGGAAGGGAAATGTCTTTGAAAGAAGAAATCATAAATAGATAAATGAAGGACCCATTCTCCGACCCTTCTAAGATTCTGAACCAATAGATAATTCAGCACATCGTCCTGATACAAGTCAATCTTCTTCTGTTCTTAAGAGTCATGTTGAGTATCCTGATATAGACCTTCCTATTGCAATTAGGAAATCTGCTAGATCATGCACTAAACATCCTTTGTCTAACTATGTGTCAtactttaaaccctaaacccttcaACAAGCATTTATCTAAGATAGGTTACTAAAATGAATACAATAAAAAGGAAAGCATATAGTTTGATGAAATTGCATATGCCTGTTTAAGTTTAAATAGATGCTGATAGATTCCTAGATTTGGTTAGTGGCATTGACGGCCAAACCCACTTAATAAAGTTTTCCCATACCACTGAGCTCTAATTCCATAGCATTCTCAATGTCTCGACCCCATTTAACCTTTTGAAGCCACATAAAAGCTAATCCCTTCAAATCACGGTGCCCTACTTCAATTGATTTATCTACTAGTAttccaatatttttttgaagtacCATATCAAAGTGTTGTCAGATAATGGCCAAGGAGGCATCAGGGCGGATTGCAATGGCAGATTTTTGGCTTTCTGCCACGGTCAGCCAACCGCAATTGATAACACTGATATCAACTCGTGCTTACGTGATCCATCCTAAAAAATCATACAATTTAACACTACATCCAGGGCTAAAATAGTTGCTACAGATCATACATTAAACTTGGGCCATAAAAGAAATGCTTGCAAGTTACAGATTTCCAATTACAACTTACAAGTAACAAAGTTCAAAGGCAAAGAGCATAAAACAATCCATTGTTTATCTCCTCATAACTCCATGGCCTTAATGTTAACATTGTTAAGTCATATTTCagataaattaataagaaatcAAGTCAATACCAAAAATATAGCAAATAAAGTGCAGCAAGACCTGAATCAGGTGGCAAAAGCAAGCCTCCAAGAAGCTTCCTCACAGTTGGGAGATGAGCGCACCAACTTCTGAAATCGTCAAAAGACATAGCCTCCTCAGTGCACTTTTCATCGTGTACGGAGAAATTTGCAGCATTCAGAAATATGTTGACAATATCTTTATGTGAACTTGATCCAACTTCAGAATCGTTTATGCACAATATATCGTTAAAAATGGCAATCATAACCGATTCCAAATCAGACCTGCATCAATCATAAAAGATTCCAAATCAGAACTGCATCACCAGTGCAACATGCATCGACAAAATTTAAACGAGCTaaagaaagtaaaataatatttaaaagctTGATATAAATATAAACGGATAAATCTTTATACATACGTAAAGTAAAAGTTTGATCATTTAATAATCCCTTATTTTattgtaccaaaaaaaaatcCCTTACTTTAGAAACATAAAAAGAATATCAATCATGCTAACAGCACTATCTCTAAGTACCACTTAGAAGTATGTAGCACTAACACTTTAGATTGAAGGCATGCCCGTTGTCCAACATGTTTCAGTGTCAAACACCAACACGACACGACACATGTAGTTGCACTCAAATACtactattttctcaaattattatcagGGACATGTCTTGTGTTTGTGCTTCATAGTGTAGAACTAATCACACACTTC from Cicer arietinum cultivar CDC Frontier isolate Library 1 chromosome 3, Cicar.CDCFrontier_v2.0, whole genome shotgun sequence encodes:
- the LOC101496741 gene encoding uncharacterized protein isoform X1 — translated: MGNAQSPPTDPRFLSSSRAFTQKELQHLSSLFDSLATQSQTNAKYISPSVFQTYFKLHGPVGERLFDLVTQERKDQRLTFEDLVVAKATYEKGTKDEIEEFMFRLVDVSGDNFVGRSDLESVMIAIFNDILCINDSEVGSSSHKDIVNIFLNAANFSVHDEKCTEEAMSFDDFRSWCAHLPTVRKLLGGLLLPPDSGRPGTQIPNLLIPKDIDTNIVLLKKEYAWHIGGALSQHELEDWKLLYHSFVNGLSFNTFLGNISNHEGPTVLIIKDKDGYIYGGYGSQKWERHAEFYGDMKCYLFQLNPKASIFRPTGANNNLQWCAVNFSSEEIPNGIGFGGRVNHLGLFISANFDQGHTFSCSTFGSPCLSKTSRIIPEVIECWGVTQGAPVQGKNDGVKGTVLERFKEDRHMLNMVGLANSSE
- the LOC101496741 gene encoding uncharacterized protein isoform X2; the encoded protein is MGNAQSPPTDPRFLSSSRAFTQKELQHLSSLFDSLATQSQTNAKYISPSVFQTYFKLHGPVGERLFDLVTQERKDQRLTFEDLVVAKATYEKGTKDEIEEFMFRLVDVSGDNFVGRSDLESVMIAIFNDILCINDSEVGSSSHKDIVNIFLNAANFSVHDEKCTEEAMSFDDFRSWCAHLPTVRKLLGGLLLPPDSGRPGTQIPNLLIPKDIDTNIVLLKKEYAWHIGGALSQHELEDWKLLYHSFVNGLSFNTFLGNISNHEGPTVLIIKDKDGYIYGGYGSQKWERHAEFYGDMKCYLFQLNPKASIFRPTGANNNLQWVIYARMRKV
- the LOC101496409 gene encoding uncharacterized protein; translation: MDTDAIKDSLNKLKAIRMENDEYEDEVDDSDDEELEPITLGFLEKPKNRLYLSRQFFPSKAGGLPAWLDPLNIPSGSSCACDICGDPLQFVLQVYAPMVEKESTFHRMLFVFMCPSMTCLLRDQHEQWKRHPTKQCRSVKIFRCQLPRTNPFYSSECPKYDGSDKPSSSGAALCDWCGTWRGNKLCSSCKQVRYCSEKHQAMSWRAGHKIACQQIQVSVPVCGPNKNGTTSLDCKVGNKNIWPEFEIIEDQSEYKEDTPEDDNLANSLILRNKSDDTMNSLMDSFQGDGDKKSWAHFQERIANAPEQVLRYYRNSSAKPIWPILSGRPSKDDIPKCIYCGGLMCCEFQILPQLLYYFGVDNEENSLDWASIVVYACEASCEASLAYKNEFAWVQLYSPSAAKS